From Butyricimonas paravirosa, one genomic window encodes:
- a CDS encoding BF3164 family lipoprotein — MKLIYSLFIIFSVLSCKNSERIEIEKLHIDNIIQVKGETISQIPAGCYIAGIIRDTFLCLQNECFEKRFQIFSNNTKNMLYEFGTTGRGPNEYQFPLIINSDTNSSSLLIHDLVQNRLTRIYLKNDSSIYTTLAPELANSQNLNILDSTFVLSPIGEDSALFYLYDKHVEIIKKIDYEPQFYVSRRGNKSDAYSHILSVNPQHNSIIAAFRYINLINFYHLDGSLQKSLSLDLVNDEVDYSEFQLSEDMLVTSYKMYCTPNFCYILWSGLSVNDGYNRPPYILVFTWNGSLERVYQLDTFTNFIFVDEANKQFLGGVDSQKEELVEIKRFKY, encoded by the coding sequence ATGAAATTAATCTATTCGCTTTTTATCATTTTCTCCGTTCTATCCTGCAAAAATTCTGAAAGGATCGAGATAGAAAAATTGCATATTGATAACATCATTCAAGTAAAAGGAGAAACCATTTCTCAAATCCCGGCAGGATGTTATATTGCAGGAATAATAAGAGATACATTCCTGTGTTTACAAAATGAATGTTTTGAAAAACGATTCCAAATTTTCAGTAACAACACCAAAAACATGCTGTACGAATTTGGCACTACCGGCAGAGGGCCTAATGAATATCAATTTCCGCTGATTATCAATAGTGATACTAATTCTTCATCCCTACTAATTCATGATTTAGTACAAAATCGTTTAACCCGGATTTATTTAAAAAATGACTCATCAATCTATACGACATTAGCCCCCGAACTAGCCAATTCTCAAAATCTAAACATCCTAGATTCAACCTTTGTCCTGTCTCCCATTGGTGAAGACAGCGCACTATTTTACCTTTATGATAAACACGTCGAGATCATAAAAAAGATCGATTACGAACCTCAATTTTATGTATCAAGGAGAGGCAATAAAAGCGATGCTTATTCTCATATACTTTCAGTAAATCCTCAACATAACAGTATCATCGCTGCATTCAGGTATATTAATTTGATTAATTTTTATCACCTTGACGGCTCCCTACAAAAAAGTCTTTCTCTTGACCTCGTAAATGACGAAGTTGACTACTCTGAATTTCAATTATCAGAGGATATGCTTGTTACGTCATACAAAATGTATTGCACTCCAAATTTTTGTTACATACTATGGTCTGGGTTATCCGTGAACGATGGCTATAATCGTCCTCCTTACATTCTAGTATTTACTTGGAACGGATCGCTAGAAAGAGTATATCAACTTGATACTTTTACAAATTTCATTTTCGTTGATGAAGCAAACAAGCAATTCCTAGGCGGTGTAGATTCTCAAAAGGAAGAACTGGTTGAAATCAAAAGATTCAAATATTGA
- a CDS encoding 6-bladed beta-propeller — MKIYKYDIGVLILYIYIRRYLLFILIILSCSTSHKKDVATITINYDQTNTYLLSDFIANYNIIRLEISDSILIGEISDIEFYNDDIILLDKKNNTILLFNQQGELIHQLANSGRGAGEYIYLNDIAINSQGIYLLDYSQQKVLIYDHDLKFKKEFYFPFYVSEMKCINDQMIIYAESNGKTEDYQFYLTDNCGETLNRYLPRNKILGNNTFISSNVFTQNNDLLVFAPRYSNTLYTLHDTTVIPIYFLDFKDKTFPEEHTSITKYNINDNKFPYIVRRNIFLCNNYLLIDYIYQDERHFCLHDMNTGESRNGYITNDLIHDFRFFPQFVKSNKIIDWIDAASLIEYFPHIVQTIPVLNNLKETDNPILFIYNSK, encoded by the coding sequence ATGAAAATTTACAAATACGATATTGGAGTACTTATTTTATATATATACATAAGACGGTATTTATTATTCATTCTCATCATTTTATCATGTTCAACCTCTCACAAAAAAGATGTTGCCACGATTACGATCAACTACGACCAAACCAACACTTACCTCTTGTCAGATTTCATTGCCAATTACAATATTATTCGATTGGAAATTTCGGATTCTATTCTAATCGGGGAAATCTCTGATATTGAATTCTACAATGACGATATAATCTTACTGGACAAAAAAAATAATACCATCCTACTCTTTAACCAACAAGGTGAGCTAATCCATCAACTTGCCAATTCAGGACGTGGTGCTGGAGAATACATATATCTCAACGATATAGCCATCAACTCGCAAGGCATATATCTTCTAGACTACTCGCAGCAAAAAGTTCTTATTTACGATCATGATTTAAAATTCAAGAAAGAATTTTATTTCCCGTTTTACGTTTCTGAAATGAAATGTATTAACGACCAGATGATCATTTATGCTGAAAGCAACGGGAAAACAGAAGATTATCAATTCTATCTTACAGATAATTGCGGGGAAACGCTAAACCGATACCTACCAAGAAATAAAATACTAGGTAATAATACCTTCATTTCCTCCAACGTGTTCACACAAAACAATGATTTACTTGTTTTTGCTCCAAGGTATAGTAATACGTTATATACCTTACACGATACGACAGTTATTCCAATATATTTCCTTGATTTTAAAGACAAAACATTTCCGGAAGAACATACAAGCATTACAAAATACAATATAAATGACAACAAATTTCCCTATATCGTCAGAAGAAACATATTTTTATGCAATAATTACCTGTTGATCGATTATATATACCAAGACGAACGCCACTTTTGTTTACACGACATGAACACCGGCGAATCTCGAAATGGATATATCACCAATGATCTTATCCATGACTTTCGCTTTTTCCCGCAATTCGTGAAAAGTAACAAGATCATCGACTGGATTGATGCTGCATCACTTATTGAATATTTTCCCCATATTGTCCAAACAATCCCCGTTCTAAACAATTTAAAAGAAACAGACAACCCGATTCTTTTCATTTATAATTCAAAATAG
- a CDS encoding redoxin domain-containing protein, whose product MKLFLYTILICNLIYSCSFNSSKNKIASIIKKWENKEIIFPPQLISNFEKQDSTFTLMLNKQYKILHFIDSTGCTPCKLTLFEWNQLLKEFPNKNKMAFIFIISTKDSVTIAKTNQWKHLHKFIYPIFYDIKNTFNDMNKFNDDPMFQTFLLDQNNKILLIGNPIYNAEIKTLYQNILNK is encoded by the coding sequence ATGAAACTATTTCTATATACAATATTAATTTGTAACCTCATTTATAGCTGTTCATTCAATTCATCCAAGAATAAAATTGCATCTATAATAAAAAAATGGGAAAATAAAGAAATTATTTTTCCTCCTCAGTTAATTTCAAATTTTGAAAAACAAGATTCAACTTTTACATTAATGCTTAATAAACAATATAAAATACTTCACTTTATCGACTCGACAGGATGCACCCCATGCAAATTAACTTTATTTGAATGGAACCAACTATTGAAAGAATTTCCTAATAAAAATAAAATGGCATTCATCTTCATTATTTCAACTAAAGATAGTGTTACAATAGCCAAAACAAACCAGTGGAAACATCTTCATAAATTCATATATCCAATATTTTACGATATCAAAAATACATTCAATGACATGAATAAATTTAATGATGATCCTATGTTCCAAACATTCTTATTAGATCAAAACAATAAAATATTACTTATAGGCAATCCCATATATAACGCTGAAATTAAAACTTTGTACCAAAATATTCTAAACAAATAA
- a CDS encoding BF3164 family lipoprotein has translation MKKIIYIILILLAYNCQNEGKSNENIFIGETIFIDKFPLDLSLKGEYISLTSLGAESMYSIDTFLIFISSKIDTFYSVYSTKTEKHILNLLPKGRGINEFSNANSPLFNCIDSNCMKIYLFDRTHSCISTLNLTKSLQNLTTILDSNTIDLNIEPEIKGAFLLNDSSLFYHYFSFSNRNEYYSIYNRKTNTFIQQDSIYRHSINNIGNIFLWTTHSCYNLGEQKYATAMEFLNQINLYSLPQKKAISLVYNGNISDLKKVEECPMPEKYTYYVDFTSTTKLLFGLYANQTRKDWALKDNITTEIHVIDWEGIPKFKLNIQEKLSKIAINEKEKIMYGLTQEEEVYKYNLEEIL, from the coding sequence ATGAAAAAAATCATATACATCATACTAATATTATTAGCATATAATTGCCAAAATGAAGGAAAAAGTAATGAGAATATTTTTATTGGCGAAACTATTTTTATTGACAAGTTTCCTTTAGATCTTTCTCTGAAAGGAGAATACATTTCTCTCACTAGCTTAGGGGCTGAATCCATGTATTCTATTGATACATTTTTAATATTCATTAGTTCTAAAATAGATACCTTTTATTCTGTTTATTCCACAAAAACGGAGAAACATATTTTAAATCTCTTACCTAAAGGCCGTGGTATTAACGAGTTTAGTAATGCCAATAGTCCTTTATTTAATTGTATTGATTCAAATTGCATGAAAATTTATCTTTTTGATAGAACCCATTCATGTATAAGTACTTTGAATCTCACAAAATCACTTCAAAACCTTACTACGATATTAGATAGCAATACAATCGATCTGAATATTGAACCAGAAATAAAGGGAGCTTTTTTACTTAATGATTCTTCATTATTTTATCATTACTTCAGTTTTAGTAATAGAAACGAATATTATTCTATTTACAATAGAAAAACCAATACATTCATACAACAAGATTCTATTTATAGACATTCAATAAATAATATTGGAAATATTTTCCTATGGACTACCCATAGTTGTTACAATTTAGGAGAACAAAAATATGCAACAGCCATGGAATTTTTAAATCAAATCAATTTATATTCCTTACCTCAAAAGAAAGCGATCAGTTTAGTATATAATGGCAATATATCTGATCTAAAAAAAGTAGAAGAATGTCCTATGCCAGAAAAGTATACCTATTATGTGGATTTTACATCTACAACAAAACTACTTTTCGGACTTTATGCAAATCAAACACGAAAAGATTGGGCTCTAAAAGACAATATCACAACAGAAATTCACGTTATTGACTGGGAAGGAATTCCTAAATTTAAACTAAACATTCAAGAAAAACTTTCTAAAATTGCCATTAATGAAAAAGAAAAAATAATGTATGGCTTAACTCAAGAAGAAGAAGTTTATAAATACAATCTTGAAGAAATATTATAA
- a CDS encoding NVEALA domain-containing protein — protein MKKKIICIMAIIIVSIVGAMNFNVSLSSNSLQLKNIEALANGEDHSGRHTCYDVLEGNNGNSVLCRDCGLHTGTPPWFAKASSCI, from the coding sequence ATGAAGAAAAAAATAATTTGCATAATGGCTATTATCATTGTATCTATTGTAGGAGCAATGAACTTTAATGTATCGCTATCTTCTAACAGTTTACAATTGAAAAACATTGAAGCATTAGCTAATGGAGAAGACCACTCTGGTAGACACACTTGTTACGATGTTTTAGAAGGTAATAATGGTAATTCTGTACTATGCCGCGATTGTGGACTTCATACAGGAACTCCCCCATGGTTTGCTAAGGCAAGTTCTTGTATCTAG
- a CDS encoding DUF1573 domain-containing protein, translated as MKKNHSILFITLMIASLGVITTWFAFTTQPDNFSNAPLTTIEIPRDSINLKTIRYDEQPQATFTLKNTGMHPLLIKDVLTTCGCTNPRWEKRPVLPGQTREIIVTFKPNSLGRFTKTIQVLCNTTLKLHDLKLEGFVTE; from the coding sequence ATGAAAAAGAATCACTCCATATTATTCATCACGTTAATGATTGCCTCCTTGGGTGTCATCACCACTTGGTTCGCGTTCACCACCCAACCCGACAACTTTAGTAATGCCCCGCTTACGACCATCGAAATCCCGCGGGATTCCATCAACCTGAAAACAATCCGCTACGATGAACAACCACAGGCTACCTTTACGTTGAAAAACACGGGAATGCATCCCCTTCTTATAAAAGACGTGCTTACCACCTGCGGCTGTACCAACCCGCGATGGGAAAAACGCCCCGTCCTACCCGGACAAACAAGGGAAATCATTGTCACGTTCAAGCCCAACTCGCTCGGACGTTTCACGAAAACAATACAGGTGTTATGTAACACCACGCTCAAGTTGCACGACCTGAAGCTAGAAGGTTTCGTGACAGAATAA
- a CDS encoding BF3164 family lipoprotein: MSDNAISVAPDILTRGNDVPSTYVVNLSDYGINTPVRISKHGDILAVGQRYELTNVHLVNLSTHSTQPWLPMGEGQNEAYSIDNLSINSHGDISAFDFETGKLHRCNPSSLSRSTTPPLTLANTAIHLSAVQGDNFVISTGLYEQGRYRYYSLEDESEEYFIDYPVHPGYPDLSPYSTSILWASTVLSLRPDNQMFVCTDIRSGQIDFCRIEGKKISLVCRHCYYYPHVDARDKGDVRVAYYSDNITGFRDVTVSDDRVFVLYSGKTYKDEKQNIANCSTLLVFDWDGTLLETRTLPQMATFISYDMEENALYGTTPDAQLVRYNI, from the coding sequence ATGAGTGACAACGCTATCTCTGTTGCTCCAGATATTCTTACACGAGGAAATGATGTTCCTTCTACTTATGTTGTTAACCTTTCTGATTACGGTATCAACACTCCCGTTAGGATTTCAAAACATGGGGACATTCTTGCCGTGGGACAGCGTTACGAACTTACAAACGTTCATCTTGTAAACCTTTCAACCCACTCCACACAACCTTGGCTACCCATGGGAGAAGGTCAAAACGAAGCGTACTCGATAGACAATCTTTCAATAAACAGTCATGGTGACATCTCGGCTTTTGACTTTGAAACAGGAAAATTACATCGCTGTAATCCATCCTCTTTAAGTCGTTCCACGACTCCTCCACTAACGTTAGCCAACACGGCTATCCACCTTTCGGCTGTTCAAGGTGACAATTTTGTCATTTCCACCGGATTGTACGAGCAAGGTCGTTATCGCTATTATTCTTTAGAAGACGAAAGTGAAGAATATTTTATTGATTACCCTGTTCATCCGGGGTACCCCGATCTATCCCCTTACTCGACCAGCATTCTTTGGGCAAGTACTGTTTTAAGCCTTCGCCCCGACAACCAGATGTTTGTCTGTACAGATATACGTAGTGGACAAATTGATTTTTGCCGGATCGAAGGGAAGAAAATTTCACTTGTTTGCCGCCATTGTTATTACTATCCACACGTGGATGCTCGTGACAAGGGAGATGTTCGTGTAGCGTACTACTCCGATAACATCACCGGATTCCGGGATGTCACGGTATCGGACGACCGGGTCTTCGTGCTTTATTCCGGGAAAACATACAAGGATGAAAAACAAAACATAGCAAACTGTTCAACCCTACTCGTCTTCGACTGGGACGGAACATTGCTGGAAACCCGCACTCTTCCCCAAATGGCAACGTTCATCTCTTACGACATGGAAGAAAACGCGCTCTACGGAACAACTCCCGACGCTCAACTGGTTCGCTATAATATATAG
- a CDS encoding sensor histidine kinase translates to MRIFSHIKENCLKGYVVMSIMMVILVIILQITILQTLFSREKYMIQKELYETTLWCIGYWSGKEADRPDGIARNSGYIGRTRELFINLGDKKYKFKIDSLESTFEVEAIVSYDLNLRNPLTLAILDSLVRPRLKNRTQNIPIVFRKIDSLGNTREVYPRGNITYMDMEEAGYIRLGYISGERVGVLFNYSWKNFLHQFWWGILGVIVVGSIIDVSIIIFLMQIRKHRRMKMLQERVFRQRLHDLGNPISAIEVILHSIREENPDVFKKENERRWFETGVNTAVMVKQEIAETLNMAVMLYTKRVEWEEMNLREELNKLASEFKLANRGKKKVNIDVNALPGQFKLSKQLVYAIRNLVDNAVKYSGDVAEVTITVYRERKYLIITVADQGKGIAEKDLPYIFEEYWRVGKEKKTTGYGLGLASVRKIVRRHRGKVFVESSLGRGTKFTIKIHDHGKKDKAFICRG, encoded by the coding sequence ATGAGAATTTTTAGTCATATAAAAGAAAATTGTCTAAAAGGATATGTTGTGATGTCGATTATGATGGTCATTCTCGTAATTATTTTGCAAATTACAATTCTTCAGACATTGTTTTCTAGAGAGAAATATATGATCCAGAAAGAATTGTACGAAACTACTTTATGGTGTATCGGTTATTGGAGTGGAAAAGAAGCGGATCGTCCGGATGGAATTGCGCGTAATTCCGGATATATTGGAAGAACTCGTGAGTTGTTTATAAATCTAGGAGATAAGAAGTATAAATTTAAGATTGATTCTTTAGAAAGTACTTTTGAAGTTGAAGCAATTGTTAGTTATGATTTGAATTTAAGAAATCCGTTGACATTAGCTATTTTGGATAGTTTGGTAAGACCTCGATTGAAAAATAGAACACAAAATATTCCCATCGTTTTTCGAAAGATTGATTCATTAGGAAACACTCGAGAGGTATATCCGAGGGGAAATATTACTTATATGGATATGGAAGAAGCTGGATATATACGTTTAGGATATATAAGTGGGGAGAGGGTTGGAGTACTTTTTAACTATTCGTGGAAGAATTTTTTACACCAGTTTTGGTGGGGAATCTTGGGTGTTATTGTGGTTGGGAGTATCATTGATGTGTCGATTATTATTTTTTTGATGCAGATTAGAAAGCACCGACGAATGAAGATGTTACAAGAAAGAGTGTTTCGCCAGCGACTACACGATTTAGGAAATCCTATTTCGGCTATTGAAGTTATATTACATAGTATACGTGAAGAAAATCCTGACGTGTTTAAGAAAGAAAATGAGAGGCGTTGGTTTGAAACCGGGGTGAACACGGCGGTTATGGTGAAACAGGAGATTGCAGAAACTTTGAACATGGCAGTCATGTTGTACACGAAACGAGTCGAGTGGGAGGAAATGAATTTACGGGAAGAATTGAATAAATTGGCTAGCGAGTTTAAGTTGGCTAATAGAGGTAAAAAAAAGGTGAATATAGATGTTAATGCTTTGCCCGGACAATTCAAACTGTCGAAGCAATTGGTTTATGCTATTCGTAATTTGGTCGATAATGCGGTGAAATATTCCGGAGATGTAGCCGAGGTGACGATTACTGTTTACCGGGAAAGGAAGTATTTGATAATTACCGTGGCAGATCAGGGAAAAGGAATAGCTGAAAAGGATTTACCTTATATTTTCGAGGAATATTGGCGGGTTGGTAAAGAAAAGAAAACAACCGGGTATGGTTTGGGACTGGCTTCCGTGAGGAAGATTGTACGGAGACACCGGGGGAAAGTGTTCGTGGAGAGTTCATTGGGACGTGGTACAAAATTTACTATTAAAATACATGACCATGGAAAGAAAGATAAAGCTTTTATATGCAGAGGATGA
- a CDS encoding response regulator transcription factor, with translation MERKIKLLYAEDELTMRELYTRILSGKGFDVHAVEDGMEAWDCYQKERWDIVLLDMDMPKIDGAGVIKLIRNSGGRVPIVILSGLNLDDLSVLDEDGGADDFVSKNWSYQTLVTRLNKRLRDTLSRVERGEQQIFKLSAKTTYDRVTRTLIVDGKKHLLKPMCAKVMWMLCTRKNEKVSTIELCERLWGCESAVKRDELSTYMSKLRKFLKPDDSITLSGGYGGFYQLITPE, from the coding sequence ATGGAAAGAAAGATAAAGCTTTTATATGCAGAGGATGAATTGACAATGCGTGAACTTTATACGCGGATTCTGTCGGGGAAAGGCTTTGACGTACATGCTGTTGAAGATGGGATGGAGGCTTGGGATTGTTATCAAAAAGAGAGATGGGATATTGTCTTGTTGGACATGGATATGCCGAAAATAGATGGTGCAGGGGTAATTAAGTTAATTCGTAACAGTGGGGGACGTGTACCTATCGTGATTCTTAGTGGGCTGAATCTGGATGATCTTTCCGTGCTGGATGAGGATGGAGGGGCAGATGACTTCGTAAGTAAAAATTGGTCATATCAAACTTTAGTAACCCGTTTGAATAAAAGGTTACGGGATACGTTGAGTCGTGTGGAGCGAGGTGAGCAACAGATTTTTAAATTGTCGGCTAAGACAACTTATGATAGGGTGACAAGAACTCTTATCGTGGATGGGAAAAAGCATCTTCTGAAACCCATGTGTGCGAAAGTGATGTGGATGTTGTGTACACGAAAAAATGAAAAGGTTTCCACTATTGAATTATGCGAAAGGTTATGGGGGTGTGAGAGTGCAGTAAAGAGAGATGAGCTCTCAACTTATATGTCCAAATTGCGGAAATTCTTAAAACCGGATGATTCGATTACGTTAAGTGGCGGATATGGAGGTTTTTATCAATTAATTACTCCGGAATAA
- a CDS encoding DUF6088 family protein produces MQSIDDKIYNKIKKCGRGMIFSSNDFTNFGEPKSVLKALERMANSGVIIRVTRGIYCYPKIDKVLGVGVIYPAFEEIAQYIAKRDKARIVPTGSYALNVLGLSTQVPANIVYLTDGSPRKITLKSGRGIKFIKTAPKNLAFKNRLAMLLTFALKEIGENNVTGEQKQYIANLLKNEDKSVIEKDYSLMPNWIQLLISKLYE; encoded by the coding sequence ATGCAATCAATTGATGATAAGATATATAATAAGATTAAAAAATGCGGAAGAGGTATGATATTTTCGTCCAACGACTTTACTAACTTTGGAGAACCTAAATCTGTTCTAAAGGCGTTAGAGAGAATGGCAAACTCAGGGGTAATTATACGTGTCACTCGTGGCATCTATTGTTATCCTAAAATTGACAAGGTTTTAGGAGTAGGTGTCATCTATCCTGCATTTGAGGAAATCGCCCAGTACATTGCTAAGCGTGATAAAGCGAGAATTGTGCCTACGGGCAGTTACGCTCTAAACGTACTTGGACTATCGACTCAGGTACCGGCAAATATTGTTTATCTTACTGATGGTTCCCCACGAAAGATTACCCTAAAATCGGGTAGAGGTATCAAGTTTATAAAAACTGCTCCGAAAAATCTTGCTTTCAAAAATAGGCTTGCTATGTTACTGACTTTTGCTTTAAAAGAGATAGGAGAGAATAACGTTACAGGGGAACAAAAACAGTATATTGCCAACCTCCTAAAGAATGAGGATAAATCCGTTATCGAGAAAGATTATTCCTTGATGCCCAATTGGATACAACTATTAATTTCGAAACTATATGAATAA
- a CDS encoding nucleotidyl transferase AbiEii/AbiGii toxin family protein: protein MNNFYILPETSKKVVVEQTALERGLSKQIIEKDLWVSTLLEIIFSLPFADKLVFKGGTSLSKVWGVIDRFSEDIDLAVDRGLFGLEGDLTIRQLKEFRKVSSLFVSNELCEELKNAVKQYGLDSYLTIEAQPNGEGDKTYPEPQQIFIKYKSLFDTELSYVKPQIILEIGARSLFEPTQKVSINSMVTTAFPTVHTSVVKTEITTAVAAKTFLEKAFLLHELFTTNACYKAERKSRHLYDLERMMDKEFAINATKDNDLWNTIHHHRDVFTHIHDVDYTPDIRDRIVLTPPTVYYQTWLNDYTNMQVSMIYGDSISFDKLIGRMKELEQRFRMRIRF, encoded by the coding sequence ATGAATAATTTTTATATATTACCAGAAACCTCTAAAAAAGTCGTAGTTGAACAAACTGCACTCGAACGGGGGCTATCAAAACAGATTATTGAAAAGGACTTATGGGTGAGTACATTGCTTGAAATTATTTTCTCACTACCGTTTGCCGATAAGCTGGTTTTCAAGGGGGGAACTTCATTGAGTAAGGTATGGGGAGTGATTGACCGATTCTCCGAAGATATAGATCTTGCAGTCGATCGTGGCCTGTTTGGTCTTGAAGGTGATTTAACTATTCGTCAACTAAAGGAGTTCCGCAAGGTATCATCGCTATTTGTTAGTAATGAGTTGTGTGAGGAGTTAAAGAATGCCGTCAAACAATACGGTTTGGATAGTTACCTCACCATTGAGGCGCAGCCAAATGGCGAAGGTGATAAGACTTATCCGGAACCTCAACAAATCTTTATCAAATACAAATCGTTGTTTGATACTGAATTATCATACGTTAAGCCGCAAATTATTCTTGAAATAGGTGCCCGCTCGTTGTTTGAACCCACGCAAAAGGTATCTATCAACAGCATGGTAACAACAGCGTTCCCGACAGTACATACCTCGGTTGTGAAAACAGAGATTACAACGGCTGTAGCGGCCAAAACATTTTTAGAGAAAGCATTCTTGTTACATGAGTTGTTTACTACTAATGCTTGCTATAAGGCTGAGCGCAAAAGTCGTCACCTTTATGACCTTGAAAGAATGATGGATAAAGAGTTTGCAATAAATGCAACGAAGGACAATGATCTCTGGAATACTATCCATCATCACAGGGATGTGTTTACCCACATACACGATGTGGACTATACTCCAGATATTCGAGATCGTATTGTGCTCACTCCGCCGACAGTGTATTATCAAACATGGCTTAATGACTACACCAACATGCAAGTGAGCATGATTTACGGGGACTCAATCTCGTTTGATAAGCTCATAGGGCGGATGAAAGAATTGGAACAGCGATTTAGAATGAGAATAAGATTTTAA